A single Mixta calida DNA region contains:
- the mglA gene encoding galactose/methyl galactoside ABC transporter ATP-binding protein MglA, with protein sequence MASENTTQQHEFLLEMTNVSKSFPGVKALDNVNLKVRPHSVHALMGENGAGKSTLLKCLFGIYSKDSGTILFQGKEINFTSAKEALENGVSMVHQELNLVLQRSVMDNMWLGRYPKKGLFVDHDKMYRDTKAIFDELDIDIDPRDKVANLSVSQMQMVEIAKAFSYDAKIVIMDEPTSSLTEKEVNHLFTIIRKLKDRGCGIVYISHKMEEIFQLCDEITILRDGQWISTQPLEGLDMDKIIAMMVGRSLNQRFPDKTNVPGEVILEVRNLTSLRQPSIRDVSFDLHKGEILGIAGLVGAKRTDIVETLFGIREKSGGTIKLHGKAINNHSANEAINHGFALVTEERRSTGIYAYLDIGFNSLISNIRQYKNKLGLLDNSRMKSDTQWVIDAMRVKTPGHHTAIGSLSGGNQQKVIIGRWLLTQPEILMLDEPTRGIDVGAKFEIYQLISELAKKDKGIIIISSEMPELLGITDRILVMSNGLVAGIVETKTTTQNEILRLASLHL encoded by the coding sequence ATGGCCAGTGAAAACACAACACAGCAGCATGAATTCTTGCTGGAGATGACTAATGTCAGTAAGTCATTTCCTGGCGTGAAGGCTTTGGATAATGTGAATCTGAAAGTCCGGCCGCATTCCGTTCACGCGCTTATGGGGGAGAATGGCGCGGGTAAATCGACGCTGCTGAAATGCCTGTTTGGTATTTACAGCAAAGATAGCGGAACAATTCTGTTTCAGGGGAAAGAGATTAATTTCACCAGCGCGAAAGAAGCGCTGGAAAATGGCGTATCAATGGTACATCAGGAATTAAACCTGGTGCTGCAACGTTCGGTCATGGATAACATGTGGCTGGGACGTTATCCGAAAAAAGGGCTGTTTGTCGATCACGATAAAATGTATCGCGACACCAAAGCCATTTTTGATGAGCTGGATATTGATATCGATCCGCGTGATAAGGTAGCGAATCTTTCCGTATCGCAAATGCAGATGGTGGAAATCGCTAAAGCCTTTTCCTACGACGCCAAAATTGTGATTATGGATGAGCCGACCTCCTCGCTGACGGAAAAAGAGGTGAATCATCTGTTCACCATTATCCGTAAGCTGAAAGATCGCGGCTGCGGCATTGTTTATATTTCGCATAAGATGGAAGAGATATTCCAGCTGTGCGATGAAATCACTATTCTGCGCGACGGCCAGTGGATCAGCACCCAGCCGCTGGAAGGGCTGGATATGGATAAGATCATCGCCATGATGGTTGGCCGTTCCCTTAACCAGCGCTTCCCGGATAAGACCAACGTGCCGGGCGAAGTGATCCTTGAGGTGCGCAACCTGACCTCGCTGCGTCAGCCTTCCATTCGCGACGTCTCTTTCGATCTGCATAAAGGGGAGATTCTCGGCATCGCCGGGCTGGTGGGCGCCAAGCGCACCGATATCGTGGAAACGCTGTTCGGCATCCGCGAAAAATCGGGCGGCACCATTAAGCTGCACGGTAAAGCGATTAATAATCACAGCGCCAATGAAGCGATTAATCACGGCTTTGCGCTGGTAACGGAAGAGCGCCGCTCGACCGGTATTTACGCCTATCTGGATATTGGCTTTAACTCGTTAATTTCCAATATTCGCCAGTATAAAAATAAGCTCGGCCTGCTGGATAACAGCCGAATGAAAAGCGATACCCAGTGGGTAATTGACGCCATGCGGGTAAAAACGCCGGGGCATCATACCGCTATCGGCTCGCTTTCCGGCGGCAACCAGCAGAAAGTGATTATCGGTCGCTGGCTGTTAACCCAGCCGGAAATATTAATGCTGGATGAACCAACGCGCGGCATTGACGTCGGCGCCAAGTTTGAAATTTACCAGCTTATTTCTGAACTGGCGAAGAAGGATAAGGGCATCATTATTATCTCTTCCGAAATGCCGGAGCTGCTGGGTATTACCGATCGCATCCTGGTAATGAGCAATGGCCTGGTCGCGGGCATCGTCGAAACAAAAACTACCACGCAAAACGAAATATTACGTTTAGCGTCGTTACACCTTTAA
- the mglB gene encoding galactose/glucose ABC transporter substrate-binding protein MglB, with protein MNKKVFTLTALVASMMFGATAHAADTRIGVTIYKYDDNFMSMVRKDIEKDAQAAGGVQLLMNDSQNDQSKQNDQIDVLLAKGVKALAINLVDPAAAGVVIDKARSNDVPVVFFNKEPNAKVLASYDKAYYVGTDSKESGVIQGQLIEKHWKATPAWDLNKDGQIQFVLLKGEPGHPDAEARTKYVIDTLNKDGIKTQQLAMDTAMWDTAQAKDKVDAWLSGPNANKIEVVIANNDAMAMGAVEALKAHNKTAIPVFGVDALPEALAMVKSGAMAGTVLNDGANQAKATFDLAKNLADGKPAADGTNFKLENKIVRIPYVAVDKENLSQFSK; from the coding sequence ATGAATAAGAAGGTTTTCACCCTCACAGCCCTGGTTGCCAGCATGATGTTTGGCGCAACGGCGCACGCAGCAGATACCCGTATTGGCGTCACCATCTACAAGTATGACGATAACTTTATGTCGATGGTGCGTAAGGATATTGAAAAAGACGCGCAGGCCGCCGGCGGCGTGCAGCTGCTGATGAATGACTCGCAGAATGACCAGTCCAAGCAGAACGATCAGATCGACGTGCTGCTGGCGAAAGGGGTTAAAGCCCTGGCGATCAATTTGGTGGACCCGGCTGCGGCGGGCGTGGTGATCGACAAAGCGCGCAGCAATGACGTGCCGGTAGTGTTCTTCAACAAAGAGCCAAACGCGAAAGTGCTGGCCAGCTATGACAAAGCCTACTACGTCGGCACCGACTCCAAAGAGTCCGGCGTGATTCAGGGTCAGCTGATTGAGAAACACTGGAAAGCGACGCCAGCGTGGGATCTGAATAAAGATGGCCAGATTCAGTTCGTGCTGCTGAAAGGCGAACCGGGCCATCCCGATGCTGAAGCGCGCACCAAATATGTTATCGACACCCTGAACAAAGACGGCATCAAAACGCAGCAGCTGGCGATGGATACCGCGATGTGGGACACCGCGCAGGCGAAAGATAAGGTTGACGCCTGGCTCTCCGGCCCGAACGCCAACAAGATCGAAGTGGTGATCGCTAACAACGACGCGATGGCGATGGGCGCGGTAGAAGCGCTGAAGGCGCACAACAAAACGGCTATTCCGGTATTCGGCGTCGATGCGCTGCCGGAAGCGCTGGCGATGGTAAAATCGGGCGCAATGGCGGGCACCGTGCTGAATGACGGCGCTAACCAGGCGAAAGCCACCTTCGACCTGGCGAAAAACCTGGCCGACGGCAAACCGGCCGCTGACGGCACCAACTTCAAACTGGAAAATAAAATCGTACGTATTCCTTACGTCGCGGTAGATAAAGAGAACCTTTCTCAGTTCAGTAAATAA
- the galS gene encoding HTH-type transcriptional regulator GalS: MITIRDVARQAGVSVATVSRVLNNSNAVTADTRDAVLLAVGALGYRPNANAQALATQVSDTIGVVVMDVSDPFFGALVKAVDTVAQRVQKHVLISNSWHQEEKERHAIEVLIRQRCNALVVHSKSLSDAELASFMDQVPGMVLVNRILPGYAHRCVGLDNITGATMATRMLLQQGHTRIGYLGSSHPIEDEEQRRAGWLQALNEQGIEPPEVWIGSGEPDMQGGEAAMVELLGRNLQLSAIFTYNDSMAAGALTALKDNGILVPQHFSVIGFDDIPMSRYTDPQLTTVRYPIVSMAKLATELALKGAAGELDVSAQHCFMPTLVRRHSVAARQNVAPVTISTDSSM, translated from the coding sequence ATGATTACCATTCGCGATGTCGCACGGCAGGCAGGCGTCTCCGTCGCGACGGTTTCCCGCGTGCTGAACAACAGCAACGCCGTGACGGCCGATACCCGCGATGCAGTGCTGTTGGCGGTAGGAGCGCTGGGCTATCGCCCTAACGCCAACGCGCAGGCGCTGGCGACGCAGGTCAGCGACACTATCGGCGTGGTGGTGATGGATGTCTCCGATCCCTTTTTCGGCGCGCTGGTGAAGGCGGTCGATACCGTGGCGCAGCGGGTGCAGAAGCATGTGCTGATCAGCAACTCCTGGCATCAGGAAGAAAAAGAGCGGCATGCGATCGAAGTGCTGATCCGGCAGCGCTGCAACGCGCTGGTGGTCCATTCCAAATCCCTGTCCGACGCTGAACTCGCCAGCTTTATGGATCAGGTGCCCGGCATGGTGTTGGTCAACCGCATTCTGCCAGGCTACGCGCATCGCTGCGTCGGTCTGGACAATATCACCGGCGCGACGATGGCGACGCGCATGCTGTTGCAGCAGGGGCATACGCGCATCGGCTATCTCGGCTCCAGCCATCCTATTGAAGATGAGGAGCAGCGCCGCGCTGGCTGGCTGCAGGCGCTGAACGAGCAGGGGATAGAACCGCCTGAGGTCTGGATCGGCAGCGGCGAGCCCGATATGCAAGGCGGCGAGGCGGCGATGGTGGAGCTGCTGGGACGCAACCTACAGTTGAGCGCCATTTTCACCTATAACGACAGCATGGCCGCCGGCGCGCTGACGGCGCTGAAGGATAACGGCATTCTGGTGCCGCAGCATTTCTCCGTGATCGGCTTTGATGATATTCCGATGTCACGTTACACCGACCCGCAGCTGACCACGGTGCGCTATCCTATTGTTTCAATGGCGAAACTGGCCACCGAGCTGGCGCTGAAAGGGGCGGCGGGCGAGCTGGATGTTTCCGCGCAGCACTGCTTTATGCCGACGCTGGTGCGCCGTCACTCCGTCGCCGCGCGGCAAAATGTGGCACCGGTCACTATTTCAACCGATTCCTCCATGTAA
- the yeiB gene encoding DUF418 domain-containing protein YeiB: MQRNITLDFIRGLAILGILLLNISGFGLPSAAYLNPAWNGVPSFSDALSWALLDLLAQSKFLTLFALLFGAGLQMLLPRGKRWLQARLSWLVIIGFLHAIFLWEGDILLAYGIIGLIAWRMIRDVPSTRSLFNTGVMLYLVGVGVLLLFGLISDPAPSRSWLPGAADIQYETFWKLSGGTLAIENRLDHLSSMLLALGAQYGWQLAGLMLMGGALMRNGWLQGAFSRRHYRRTAMILLPLGWLIQLPGTLLQWHLDWAFHWSAFYLQAPRDLAAPLTSLGYAALCFGFWPQLGRLKITHAVCCVGRMALTNYLLQSLICTTLFYRFGLFLHFDRVHLLLLVPLVWLANLLLSTLWLRRFRQGPLEWLWRRLTAFAAQAPVRRGQ, translated from the coding sequence ATGCAACGAAATATCACGCTGGATTTTATTCGTGGTCTCGCCATTCTCGGTATCCTGCTGCTGAATATCAGCGGCTTCGGCCTGCCTTCCGCCGCCTACCTTAATCCCGCCTGGAACGGCGTCCCCTCGTTCAGCGACGCGCTGAGCTGGGCGCTGCTCGATCTGCTGGCGCAAAGCAAATTCCTCACGCTGTTTGCGCTGCTGTTCGGCGCCGGTCTGCAAATGCTGCTGCCGCGCGGCAAGCGCTGGTTGCAGGCGCGCCTGAGCTGGCTGGTGATCATCGGTTTTCTGCACGCCATCTTTCTGTGGGAAGGGGACATTCTGCTGGCCTACGGAATTATCGGACTGATCGCCTGGCGCATGATCCGCGACGTGCCCTCGACCCGTTCGCTGTTCAATACTGGCGTCATGCTCTACCTGGTCGGCGTCGGCGTGCTGCTGCTGTTCGGCCTGATCTCCGACCCGGCGCCGTCGCGCTCCTGGTTGCCCGGCGCGGCGGACATTCAGTATGAAACCTTCTGGAAGCTGAGCGGCGGCACGCTGGCGATTGAAAACCGTCTCGATCATCTTTCATCGATGCTGCTGGCGTTAGGCGCGCAGTATGGCTGGCAGCTGGCCGGGCTGATGCTGATGGGCGGGGCGCTGATGCGCAACGGCTGGCTGCAGGGCGCTTTCAGCCGTCGCCACTACCGGCGCACGGCGATGATTTTGCTGCCGCTGGGCTGGCTGATTCAGCTGCCAGGGACGCTGTTGCAGTGGCATCTCGACTGGGCGTTTCACTGGTCGGCCTTTTACCTGCAGGCGCCGCGCGATCTGGCCGCGCCCCTGACCAGCCTCGGCTACGCTGCGCTCTGCTTCGGTTTCTGGCCGCAGCTGGGCCGCCTGAAAATCACGCACGCCGTTTGCTGCGTCGGACGCATGGCGCTCACCAACTATCTGCTGCAATCCCTGATCTGTACGACGCTGTTCTATCGCTTCGGCCTGTTCCTGCATTTTGATCGTGTTCATCTGCTGTTGCTGGTGCCGCTGGTCTGGCTGGCGAACCTGCTGCTGTCGACGCTCTGGCTGCGCCGTTTCCGCCAGGGGCCGCTGGAGTGGCTGTGGCGCAGGCTGACCGCTTTCGCGGCGCAGGCGCCCGTGCGACGCGGACAATGA